Proteins found in one Borreliella valaisiana VS116 genomic segment:
- a CDS encoding CheR family methyltransferase yields the protein MQIKEIYFGPKILDDKNCNSKLTNFDFKVVSFELGSDHYLVDIMQVKEIRKSSNFTYVPNAKKYVAGLDNLRGEIIPIIDLRIMFNLEFNKKDLEDIMVLKNEDLLIGVIVDKINNVFSIDSSLIQDPHPVLSQDSLINYIKGVVDYNEKLYILLDVSKIFNYGEEEKVLKPAQNFVEKIDFVSDCDDLDILENSKDDFSNSVFLKNSNNSKNSALNNIATFNLENIKKNLLKYSFNASLVNDVFLEKVGVNFNMVDTDYLPYDSFLNEFYSKSSGNLWGADCLEEFQNEIVKNRLNFMDNLNSIFNVLEIGCGNGRETMALVNALSEYYVKPFKLTAIDNDLSKVVETSRLIFSESEIGISEIYRRNSFEQSPGVYKFKSEILNNVLFEYSDALFSDLPDNLGMVFLKDVLCFLDSKDQILILDIIASKTIKGALLVLGDNEELKNNDVFIKEKSAEYFNLYRKV from the coding sequence GTGCAGATAAAAGAAATTTATTTTGGACCTAAAATTTTAGATGATAAAAATTGTAATTCTAAGTTGACTAATTTTGATTTTAAGGTTGTTTCCTTTGAGCTTGGGTCAGATCATTATTTAGTAGACATTATGCAGGTTAAAGAAATTAGAAAATCTAGTAATTTTACTTATGTTCCAAATGCCAAAAAATATGTAGCTGGTCTTGATAATTTACGGGGCGAAATAATTCCTATTATAGATCTTAGAATAATGTTTAATTTGGAATTTAATAAAAAAGATCTTGAAGATATTATGGTTTTAAAAAATGAAGATCTTCTTATAGGGGTGATTGTTGATAAAATTAATAATGTTTTTTCAATAGATTCTAGCCTTATTCAAGATCCACACCCAGTTTTGTCTCAGGATTCTTTAATAAATTATATAAAAGGTGTTGTAGATTATAACGAAAAGCTTTATATACTCCTTGATGTTTCCAAAATCTTTAATTATGGTGAAGAAGAAAAAGTGTTAAAACCCGCTCAAAATTTTGTTGAAAAAATCGATTTTGTAAGCGATTGTGATGATTTAGATATACTAGAAAATTCCAAAGATGATTTTTCCAATAGTGTTTTTTTAAAAAATAGTAATAACAGTAAAAATTCAGCTTTAAATAATATTGCAACTTTTAATTTGGAGAATATTAAAAAAAATCTTTTGAAATACTCATTTAATGCTTCTTTAGTAAATGATGTGTTTTTAGAAAAAGTTGGAGTAAACTTTAATATGGTTGATACTGATTACTTGCCTTACGATAGTTTTTTAAATGAATTTTATTCAAAATCATCAGGAAATTTGTGGGGAGCTGATTGTTTGGAAGAATTTCAAAATGAAATTGTTAAGAATCGCTTAAATTTTATGGATAATTTGAATTCTATTTTCAATGTATTGGAAATTGGTTGTGGTAATGGAAGAGAGACTATGGCTTTAGTTAATGCTCTGTCTGAATATTATGTAAAACCATTTAAGTTAACAGCTATTGATAATGATTTATCAAAAGTAGTTGAAACTTCTAGGTTGATTTTTTCAGAGTCAGAAATTGGTATTAGTGAAATTTATCGTAGGAACTCTTTTGAACAAAGTCCTGGGGTTTATAAATTTAAGTCAGAAATTCTCAATAATGTTTTGTTTGAATATTCCGATGCTCTTTTTTCAGATTTGCCTGATAATTTGGGGATGGTTTTTTTAAAAGATGTTTTATGTTTCTTGGATAGTAAAGATCAGATTTTAATCTTAGATATCATTGCTTCCAAAACTATTAAAGGGGCTCTTTTGGTTTTGGGAGATAACGAGGAACTTAAAAACAATGATGTTTTTATAAAAGAGAAATCCGCAGAATATTTTAACTTGTACAGGAAAGTCTAA
- a CDS encoding chemotaxis protein CheX — protein sequence MRIDYIEPFLDAASSVLRDMLLVENIEMGKPGLKSINQKIKGVSVIVGLAGSVEGSIIIDMDIETALFVASKLNFEEYNDFDDEETKEMVAATLTEVGNIIAGNFVTTLHAKGFVFDITPPAFIYGENMKISNKGSEALIVPFSLPDGKIIEVNIAIRERV from the coding sequence ATGAGAATAGATTATATAGAGCCATTTTTGGATGCCGCTTCTTCGGTTTTAAGAGATATGTTGCTTGTTGAGAATATAGAAATGGGTAAACCAGGTCTTAAGTCGATAAATCAAAAGATAAAAGGTGTTTCCGTAATAGTAGGGCTTGCTGGGTCTGTTGAGGGTAGTATAATTATTGATATGGACATAGAAACAGCCCTTTTTGTTGCTTCTAAGTTAAATTTTGAAGAGTACAATGATTTTGATGATGAGGAAACAAAAGAGATGGTTGCTGCAACTCTCACTGAGGTTGGCAATATTATTGCGGGAAATTTTGTTACTACTTTGCATGCTAAAGGTTTTGTATTCGATATAACCCCACCAGCCTTTATTTATGGAGAAAATATGAAAATAAGCAATAAAGGTTCTGAGGCTTTAATTGTTCCTTTTTCTTTGCCTGATGGTAAAATTATAGAAGTTAATATTGCAATAAGAGAGAGGGTTTGA
- a CDS encoding response regulator has translation MIQKTTIAADSSSKPRGINYDTGIPFNVLIVDDSVFTVKQLTQIFTSEGFNIIDTAADGEEALIKYKNHYPNVDIVTLDITMPKMDGITCLSNIMEFDKNARVIMISALGKEQLVKDCLMKGAKTFIVKPLDRAKVLQRVMSVFVK, from the coding sequence ATGATTCAAAAGACTACAATTGCTGCAGATTCTTCATCTAAGCCTAGAGGAATCAATTATGATACAGGAATTCCTTTTAATGTTTTAATTGTTGACGATTCTGTTTTTACCGTAAAGCAGCTTACTCAAATTTTTACATCAGAAGGTTTTAATATTATTGATACCGCAGCTGATGGAGAGGAAGCTTTGATAAAATACAAGAATCATTATCCTAATGTTGACATTGTCACTCTTGATATTACCATGCCCAAAATGGATGGAATAACTTGTCTTTCTAATATTATGGAATTTGATAAAAATGCTAGAGTGATAATGATATCTGCTTTAGGCAAAGAACAATTAGTTAAAGATTGCTTAATGAAAGGAGCAAAAACATTTATTGTGAAACCATTAGACAGGGCAAAAGTTCTTCAAAGAGTAATGTCTGTATTTGTTAAATAA
- a CDS encoding HAD family hydrolase, protein MKIKACIFDMDGTLVNSIMDIAFSMNSALSNLGFNKIELNKFNALVGRGFDKFVIDTLKLLSLEYNNPNLQDKLYKEFVKEYNKNLSSQTQPYENIKNLLENMNKLKIPIGILSNKNHKELINLVNNIFENILFFEIRGYSKKFPPKPDPENALDMILELNVQKEEIAYIGDSDVDMLTALNAGFIPIGVSWGFRSVQELKQNGAKHIIHKPLELLDLIK, encoded by the coding sequence ATGAAAATCAAAGCCTGCATTTTTGATATGGATGGAACCCTGGTAAATAGCATCATGGATATTGCATTCTCAATGAATTCTGCTCTTTCAAACTTGGGATTCAATAAAATTGAACTAAACAAATTCAATGCTCTTGTTGGCAGAGGATTTGACAAATTTGTAATAGACACTCTAAAGCTATTATCTCTTGAATATAATAATCCCAATTTACAAGACAAGCTCTACAAAGAATTTGTAAAAGAATACAATAAAAATCTTTCATCTCAAACACAACCATATGAAAACATAAAAAACCTTTTAGAAAATATGAATAAACTTAAAATTCCAATTGGAATTTTAAGCAATAAAAATCATAAAGAATTAATAAATTTGGTAAATAATATTTTTGAAAATATATTATTTTTTGAAATCAGAGGTTATTCAAAAAAATTTCCACCAAAACCGGATCCTGAGAATGCTCTTGATATGATATTAGAATTAAATGTCCAAAAAGAAGAAATTGCATACATTGGAGACAGCGATGTGGACATGCTAACTGCACTAAACGCTGGATTTATACCAATAGGAGTTTCTTGGGGATTTAGAAGTGTTCAAGAATTAAAACAAAATGGAGCAAAACATATAATCCACAAGCCGCTTGAACTATTGGACCTAATCAAATGA